The following are from one region of the Mesorhizobium sp. B2-8-5 genome:
- a CDS encoding substrate-binding domain-containing protein, which yields MQSRSLCAGLVALAGFAACAGATSGHAEAKKTYAIYLSNNFVGNDWRQQMERVANVAVNKGPLKGRVDLKIENAENTVQAQINSLNNIIRQKPDAILIDASSAEALNPTIKKACDAGIIVVSFDQTVSTECAYKLHSDFDIMANNQAEWMASMLGGKGKVFMDRGLAGAPISEQFEKNFGAVLKKYPGIEIVGYFNGNYAAGPEQEGVASLLAAHPEVDGIFSQGYGTGAIKALQNADRPMVPVVAAAFNGTGVSCAETKGAKCWLGANPPSLSAEAIKLAVDILDTGKKPADTTVLFNSPGLTTDMVDAKYAPNSSAVKIELGKTVFPDLAPGLSLPVSPSWVEITPKEASGS from the coding sequence ATGCAGTCGAGGAGCCTGTGCGCCGGCTTGGTCGCGCTTGCCGGATTCGCAGCCTGCGCTGGAGCGACATCCGGCCATGCCGAAGCCAAGAAGACCTACGCCATCTACCTTTCCAACAATTTTGTCGGCAATGACTGGCGCCAGCAAATGGAGCGCGTCGCCAATGTCGCGGTCAACAAGGGGCCGCTGAAAGGCCGCGTCGACCTCAAGATCGAAAATGCCGAAAACACGGTCCAGGCGCAGATCAATTCCCTGAACAACATCATTCGCCAGAAGCCCGACGCGATCCTGATCGACGCGTCGTCGGCCGAGGCTCTCAATCCAACGATCAAGAAAGCCTGCGACGCCGGCATAATCGTCGTCAGCTTCGACCAGACCGTGTCGACCGAATGCGCCTACAAGCTGCATTCCGACTTCGACATCATGGCCAACAACCAGGCCGAATGGATGGCCTCCATGCTCGGCGGCAAGGGCAAGGTCTTCATGGACCGGGGCCTCGCAGGCGCGCCGATATCCGAGCAGTTCGAAAAGAATTTCGGCGCCGTGCTCAAGAAATATCCCGGCATCGAGATCGTTGGCTATTTCAACGGCAACTACGCCGCAGGGCCCGAACAGGAGGGCGTGGCGAGCCTGCTCGCCGCGCACCCGGAGGTCGACGGCATCTTCTCGCAAGGCTACGGCACCGGCGCCATCAAGGCGCTGCAGAATGCCGACCGGCCGATGGTGCCGGTCGTCGCCGCCGCCTTCAACGGCACCGGCGTCAGCTGCGCCGAGACCAAGGGAGCGAAATGCTGGCTCGGCGCCAATCCGCCGTCCCTGTCCGCCGAAGCGATCAAGCTCGCCGTCGACATTCTCGATACCGGCAAGAAGCCGGCCGACACGACCGTGCTGTTCAATTCGCCCGGCCTGACCACGGATATGGTCGATGCCAAATACGCGCCGAATTCCTCGGCCGTGAAGATCGAACTCGGCAAGACCGTGTTCCCCGATCTGGCGCCGGGCCTTTCGCTGCCGGTATCGCCAAGCTGGGTGGAGATCACGCCCAAGGAGGCCTCGGGAAGCTGA
- a CDS encoding substrate-binding domain-containing protein: MKLLSRYTGLAALAATMMVVGMQAGHAEDKKPYTIYLSNNFVGNDWRQQMERVATVSVNKGPLKGRVDLKIENVENTVQAQINSLNNIIRQKPDAILVDAGSDSALNPTIKKACDAGIVVISFDQVVTEPCAYAVASDWDRIPAVMAEWMATQLGGKGNIILDRGLAGAPISAQLQGGYEKVLAKYPDIKVVGYYNGNYALGPEQSGVAALLAANPKIDGIMTQGYGSGAIQALKDAGRPIVPVVGFSYNVAAVTCAQTQGAKCILGSNPAYLSSEAIKLAVDMLDTGKKPAERSVSVKGDFVTTDPFESKLYPGTKMIKIAVGENAFPDQAPGLTLPITPDWVEITAAEAAGSK, encoded by the coding sequence ATGAAATTATTGAGCCGTTACACCGGCCTTGCAGCGCTTGCAGCCACCATGATGGTGGTTGGCATGCAGGCCGGCCATGCCGAAGACAAGAAACCCTACACCATCTATCTCTCCAACAATTTCGTCGGCAATGACTGGCGCCAGCAGATGGAGCGCGTCGCCACCGTGTCGGTCAACAAGGGGCCGCTGAAAGGCCGCGTTGACCTCAAGATCGAGAATGTCGAGAACACTGTACAGGCGCAGATCAACTCGCTGAACAACATCATCCGCCAGAAGCCGGACGCGATCCTGGTCGATGCCGGTTCGGATTCGGCGCTCAACCCCACCATCAAGAAGGCCTGCGACGCGGGCATCGTCGTCATCAGCTTCGACCAGGTGGTGACCGAGCCTTGCGCCTATGCCGTCGCTTCCGATTGGGACCGCATTCCCGCTGTCATGGCCGAGTGGATGGCCACCCAGCTTGGCGGCAAGGGCAACATCATCCTCGACCGCGGCCTCGCCGGCGCACCGATCTCGGCGCAATTGCAGGGTGGGTACGAAAAGGTGCTGGCCAAATATCCCGACATCAAGGTTGTCGGCTATTACAACGGCAATTACGCGCTCGGTCCGGAACAGTCCGGCGTGGCGGCACTGCTTGCCGCCAATCCGAAGATCGACGGCATCATGACACAAGGCTACGGTTCGGGCGCCATCCAGGCGCTGAAGGACGCCGGCCGGCCGATCGTCCCGGTCGTCGGCTTCTCCTACAATGTCGCGGCCGTCACCTGCGCGCAGACGCAAGGCGCCAAATGCATCCTCGGCTCGAATCCGGCCTATCTTTCCTCCGAAGCGATCAAGCTGGCGGTCGATATGCTGGACACCGGCAAGAAGCCGGCCGAACGCTCGGTGTCGGTCAAGGGTGATTTCGTGACGACCGATCCTTTCGAGTCGAAGCTTTATCCGGGCACCAAGATGATCAAGATCGCGGTCGGCGAAAATGCCTTCCCCGACCAGGCGCCCGGCCTGACACTGCCGATCACGCCCGATTGGGTCGAGATCACCGCCGCGGAAGCCGCTGGCAGCAAGTAA
- a CDS encoding sugar ABC transporter ATP-binding protein codes for MDLVTVNGLSKRYGGIVALSEAAFSARAGEVHALLGENGAGKSTFIQILSGAVQHDGGSILVDGQDYRPANPDAAQARGIAAVFQELSLIPDLSVEQNIWFRHEPRTWLGTVNRAEMRRGTLALLEKYDFPALRPEQELRRLTLAERQIVEIAKGLAKDPRILILDEATSALPAREAEWLLKLTRQLAAEGRLVIFISHRMAEVRAIADRLTIFRNGSTVAAHEAAAVSDDEIVTQMIGRHLDRLYPERVPTMTDRVALKVANLASGSRLSGVDFSLREGEVLGVGGLQGHGQRELFQALFGATKASGTIELWGKPAAIGNPRQALTGKDGIALVPEDRRGQGLLLTKSVRENLTLSVIKRFTENGLLSRQKEAALVKEMVDFLRIKAGTPEQLAGTLSGGNQQKVIFGKMLLTQARVLLLYDPTRGVDVGTKGEIFQLMRDLAAKGYAILFHSSDMPELVHVADRVLVMRNGRIAATLEGEHISEEEILRAAMLETRTA; via the coding sequence ATGGATCTCGTCACCGTCAACGGTCTGTCAAAACGCTATGGCGGCATCGTCGCGCTGAGCGAAGCCGCATTCAGCGCCCGCGCCGGCGAGGTGCACGCGCTGCTCGGGGAGAACGGAGCGGGCAAAAGCACCTTCATCCAGATCCTGTCGGGAGCGGTGCAGCATGACGGCGGCTCCATCCTCGTCGATGGCCAGGACTATCGGCCCGCGAACCCGGATGCCGCGCAGGCGCGCGGCATTGCCGCCGTCTTCCAGGAACTGTCGCTCATCCCCGATCTCAGCGTCGAGCAAAACATCTGGTTCCGGCACGAGCCAAGGACATGGCTTGGTACCGTCAACCGCGCTGAAATGCGCCGCGGGACGCTGGCGCTTCTCGAAAAATACGATTTCCCGGCGCTGCGTCCCGAACAGGAATTGCGGCGGCTGACGCTGGCCGAACGGCAGATCGTCGAGATCGCCAAGGGCCTGGCCAAGGACCCGCGCATCCTCATCCTCGACGAGGCGACTTCGGCGCTGCCGGCGCGGGAGGCTGAATGGCTGTTGAAGCTCACCCGGCAACTGGCCGCCGAAGGCAGGCTGGTCATCTTCATCTCGCATCGCATGGCCGAGGTGCGCGCCATCGCAGACCGGCTGACGATCTTCCGCAATGGCAGCACTGTCGCCGCGCATGAGGCCGCTGCCGTTTCCGACGACGAGATCGTCACCCAGATGATCGGCCGGCATCTCGATCGGCTCTATCCCGAGCGCGTGCCGACGATGACGGATCGCGTCGCGCTCAAGGTCGCAAACCTCGCCAGCGGCAGCCGTCTCTCAGGGGTCGACTTTTCGCTTCGCGAGGGCGAGGTGCTCGGCGTCGGCGGCTTGCAGGGCCACGGCCAGCGCGAGCTGTTCCAGGCGCTGTTCGGCGCCACAAAGGCGAGCGGCACGATCGAGCTCTGGGGCAAGCCCGCGGCGATCGGCAATCCGCGCCAGGCGCTGACCGGCAAGGATGGCATCGCGCTGGTGCCGGAAGACCGGCGCGGCCAGGGCCTGCTCTTGACCAAGAGCGTACGCGAGAACCTGACGCTGTCGGTCATCAAGCGCTTCACCGAAAATGGCCTGCTCAGCCGGCAGAAGGAAGCGGCCCTGGTCAAGGAGATGGTCGATTTCCTGCGTATCAAGGCCGGCACGCCGGAACAGCTCGCCGGAACGCTGTCCGGCGGCAACCAGCAGAAGGTGATCTTCGGCAAGATGCTTCTGACGCAAGCGCGCGTGCTCCTGCTCTACGATCCTACACGCGGCGTCGATGTCGGCACCAAGGGCGAGATCTTCCAGCTGATGCGCGATCTCGCCGCCAAGGGCTACGCGATCCTGTTCCATTCGAGCGACATGCCAGAGCTCGTCCATGTCGCCGACCGCGTGCTGGTGATGCGCAACGGCCGTATCGCCGCGACGCTGGAGGGCGAGCATATTTCGGAGGAGGAAATCCTGCGCGCCGCCATGCTTGAAACCAGGACGGCCTGA
- a CDS encoding ABC transporter permease, with product MPVRTKDSRPGMDWRGRALDRAPFLVACLMLALIVAIYGSLQSGVFSLDELNLDTAAAMTLMLAATGQTIVLVRGGIDLSIGGMISLGTVIAATRFTDDPSTTAFWALAILALGFLIGALNGLLISLLKLQPFLVTLATWSILNGVAMIILPTDGGSVPGWWVGFASVQLLGLTSPVWMLLALLVFWRWFRATRVGITIQASGSNEKSAFLSGVSITRANIVTYGLSGLFAAGAALFLITQTGAGSPTIGKDYILPSVAAAVIGGVSLFGGRGHLAGTLIGAFVLTLIGNLVFVLHVSSYWQPVASGIILLLSVLASSIAEKAARNRVQ from the coding sequence ATGCCGGTGCGAACCAAGGACAGCAGGCCAGGCATGGATTGGCGCGGCCGCGCGCTCGACCGCGCGCCGTTCCTCGTCGCCTGCCTGATGCTGGCCTTGATCGTCGCCATCTATGGCAGCCTGCAGTCCGGCGTCTTCAGCCTGGACGAGCTCAATCTCGATACGGCGGCGGCGATGACGCTGATGCTGGCGGCAACCGGACAGACCATCGTTCTGGTGCGCGGCGGCATCGATCTGTCGATCGGCGGCATGATCAGCCTCGGCACGGTGATCGCGGCGACGCGTTTCACCGACGATCCTTCGACCACGGCGTTCTGGGCGCTGGCCATACTGGCGCTCGGTTTCCTCATCGGCGCGCTCAATGGCCTGCTGATCTCGCTGCTCAAGCTGCAGCCTTTCCTGGTGACGCTCGCTACCTGGTCGATCCTCAACGGCGTCGCCATGATCATCCTGCCGACCGATGGCGGCAGCGTTCCCGGTTGGTGGGTTGGTTTCGCCTCGGTGCAACTCCTCGGCCTGACCAGCCCGGTCTGGATGTTGCTGGCGCTGCTCGTGTTCTGGCGGTGGTTCCGTGCGACGCGCGTCGGCATCACCATCCAGGCCTCCGGCTCCAACGAGAAATCGGCGTTTCTGTCGGGGGTTTCCATCACCCGCGCCAACATCGTCACCTACGGCCTGTCAGGTCTGTTCGCCGCGGGCGCTGCGCTGTTTCTGATAACACAGACCGGCGCCGGTTCGCCGACCATAGGCAAGGACTACATCCTGCCTTCCGTGGCGGCCGCGGTCATCGGCGGCGTCAGCCTGTTCGGCGGTCGCGGCCATCTCGCCGGCACGCTGATCGGCGCTTTCGTGCTTACCCTCATCGGCAATCTGGTCTTCGTCCTGCACGTGTCGAGCTATTGGCAGCCGGTCGCGTCCGGCATCATCCTGCTGCTCTCGGTGCTCGCAAGCTCGATCGCCGAAAAGGCCGCGAGGAACCGCGTCCAATGA
- a CDS encoding ABC transporter permease, with translation MSAFLARNRLIVLAYAGMVVLLLVTAIFSPGFLSVSNMRSTVVLAAFVGIVALGQTFVIIGGGIDLSVPWVLNSAAIVMALLCGGQDLPLIWVMPLLLAGGAFIGLINGVGVAQFGVPPIIMTLATNVILQGLILVLTGGSPTPSAPALIQFLSVGRIGGFPVIALIWLALTLVATLLLSKAAFGRHLYALGTSATVAEFSGVPTARITILTYVVSGLTAAFAGMLFTGYSGQAYLGMGDAYLFTSIAAVAIGGASILGGSGHYLGTVAGAMVLTILTGLLPALNLSSGALLVVYGAVILITVSIGSETFAGLGGRIRGRRA, from the coding sequence ATGAGCGCTTTCCTCGCCCGCAACCGCCTCATCGTGCTTGCCTATGCCGGCATGGTCGTGCTGCTCCTGGTCACGGCGATTTTCTCGCCTGGCTTCCTCTCGGTCTCCAACATGCGCTCGACGGTGGTGCTGGCGGCCTTCGTCGGTATCGTCGCGCTCGGCCAGACCTTCGTCATCATCGGCGGCGGCATCGACCTGTCGGTGCCCTGGGTGCTGAATTCCGCGGCGATCGTCATGGCGCTGCTCTGCGGCGGGCAGGACCTGCCGCTTATCTGGGTCATGCCGCTGCTGCTTGCCGGCGGCGCCTTCATCGGGCTCATCAACGGCGTCGGCGTCGCCCAGTTCGGCGTGCCGCCGATTATCATGACATTGGCCACCAATGTCATCCTGCAGGGCCTGATCCTGGTGCTGACCGGCGGTTCGCCGACGCCGTCCGCGCCGGCGCTGATCCAGTTCCTGTCGGTCGGGCGCATCGGCGGCTTCCCGGTCATAGCGCTGATCTGGCTCGCGCTGACGCTGGTCGCCACGCTGTTGCTCTCCAAGGCCGCGTTCGGGCGTCATCTCTATGCGCTGGGAACCAGCGCGACCGTCGCCGAATTCTCCGGCGTGCCGACCGCGCGCATCACCATTCTGACCTACGTCGTCTCCGGCCTCACCGCCGCTTTCGCCGGCATGCTTTTTACCGGCTATTCCGGCCAGGCCTATCTCGGCATGGGCGATGCCTATCTGTTCACCTCGATCGCGGCGGTCGCCATCGGTGGCGCTTCGATCCTCGGCGGCAGCGGGCATTATCTCGGCACCGTCGCTGGCGCCATGGTGCTGACCATCCTCACCGGGCTCTTACCGGCGCTCAACCTGTCGAGCGGCGCGCTACTCGTCGTCTACGGCGCGGTGATCCTGATCACCGTGTCGATCGGCAGCGAGACCTTCGCCGGGCTCGGCGGCAGAATTCGCGGCAGAAGGGCTTGA
- a CDS encoding SMP-30/gluconolactonase/LRE family protein, with amino-acid sequence MVEITCVVDAEAELGEGTLWDPKAGVLWWIDIWKKLIHRYDPSTGKDEVFETPEYLGCLGLREKGGLVLTMTDGFHFFDPATGVFEAIVDPEAHMPKTRFNDGKPDRQGRFWSGSMFEVPGKPIEFIGALYRLDPDLSVHKIIDGIGCSNGLAWSPDSKTMYFSDSHAGAVWAYDFDPATGDIENRRTFVDMTVTGGVADGATVDAEGCYWVTIPVTSKVCRYDPTGKLMQTVLLPTDLPTCCEFGGKDLDILYVTSAVLKRPASHFVGQKHPGGLFALDVGVKGLTLPTFKG; translated from the coding sequence ATGGTCGAAATCACTTGCGTCGTCGATGCCGAAGCAGAGCTGGGCGAGGGCACGCTCTGGGACCCTAAGGCCGGCGTGCTCTGGTGGATCGACATCTGGAAGAAGCTGATCCACCGCTACGACCCGTCGACCGGCAAAGACGAGGTGTTCGAGACGCCGGAATATCTCGGTTGCCTCGGCCTGCGCGAAAAAGGCGGCCTGGTGCTGACCATGACCGACGGTTTTCATTTCTTCGACCCTGCGACTGGTGTGTTCGAAGCGATCGTCGACCCGGAAGCGCATATGCCGAAGACCCGTTTCAATGACGGCAAGCCGGACCGGCAGGGGCGGTTCTGGTCAGGCTCGATGTTCGAGGTGCCTGGCAAGCCGATCGAATTCATCGGCGCGCTATACCGGCTCGATCCCGATCTTTCGGTGCACAAGATCATCGACGGCATCGGTTGCTCCAATGGGCTCGCCTGGAGCCCGGATTCGAAGACCATGTATTTCTCCGACAGCCATGCCGGCGCGGTGTGGGCCTATGATTTCGACCCCGCCACCGGCGACATCGAGAACCGCCGTACCTTCGTTGACATGACGGTCACCGGCGGCGTCGCCGACGGAGCTACGGTCGATGCCGAAGGCTGCTATTGGGTGACCATCCCGGTGACCAGCAAGGTCTGCCGCTACGATCCGACCGGCAAACTGATGCAGACGGTGCTCTTGCCGACCGACCTGCCGACCTGCTGCGAGTTCGGCGGCAAGGACCTCGATATCCTCTATGTCACCTCTGCCGTGCTCAAGCGTCCTGCCAGCCACTTCGTCGGCCAGAAGCATCCGGGCGGCCTGTTTGCGCTCGATGTCGGCGTCAAGGGTCTGACGCTGCCGACATTCAAGGGATAG
- a CDS encoding proline racemase family protein, which produces MRTKTSIRVVGCHAEGEIGDVIVGGVLPPAGRTMMEKMITMERDHDHIRRMLICEPRGSVARHVNLLVPSTREDCAAGAIIMEPTEYPPMSGSNTICVATVLLETGMVPMQEPETRFKLDMPGGVIEVRAECSDGKCLSITLRNAPAFAERLDANIEVEGLGTIKVDIAYGGMFYAIVDAPALGFSVTPDEARELAVAGEKVRRAAREQLDVVHPQFDNVRGVSIVQFAMPFQGPGNVTRNTCIVSPGRSDRSPTGTGTSARMAVLQARGQMKAGEVLIHESIIGSRFTGKILELTEVGGRKAIVPQITGRAWITGEHNYYLDPTDPYPQGYVLSDTWGTSTSVTQ; this is translated from the coding sequence ATGCGCACCAAAACCAGCATCCGCGTCGTCGGCTGCCACGCCGAGGGCGAGATCGGCGATGTCATCGTGGGCGGCGTGCTGCCGCCTGCCGGCCGCACGATGATGGAGAAGATGATCACGATGGAACGCGATCACGACCATATCAGGCGCATGCTGATCTGCGAGCCGCGCGGCAGCGTTGCCCGGCATGTCAATCTCCTGGTGCCCTCGACGCGCGAGGATTGCGCCGCGGGCGCCATCATCATGGAGCCGACCGAATATCCGCCGATGTCCGGCTCCAACACGATCTGCGTCGCCACGGTGTTGCTCGAGACCGGCATGGTGCCGATGCAGGAGCCCGAGACGCGCTTCAAGCTGGATATGCCCGGCGGCGTCATCGAGGTGCGCGCCGAATGCAGCGACGGCAAATGCCTGTCGATCACGCTGCGCAATGCCCCCGCCTTCGCCGAGCGCCTCGATGCCAATATCGAGGTGGAAGGGCTCGGCACGATCAAGGTCGATATTGCCTATGGCGGCATGTTCTACGCGATTGTCGATGCGCCCGCGCTCGGCTTCTCGGTCACCCCCGACGAGGCCCGCGAATTGGCCGTGGCCGGCGAGAAGGTTCGCCGCGCGGCGCGCGAGCAGCTCGATGTCGTGCATCCGCAGTTCGACAATGTGCGCGGTGTGTCGATCGTGCAGTTCGCCATGCCGTTCCAGGGGCCAGGCAACGTCACGCGCAACACCTGCATCGTCTCGCCAGGACGCTCGGACCGCAGCCCGACAGGAACCGGCACCTCGGCCCGCATGGCCGTGCTGCAGGCGCGAGGCCAGATGAAGGCCGGCGAGGTGCTGATCCATGAATCGATCATCGGCTCGCGCTTCACCGGCAAGATCCTCGAACTTACCGAAGTCGGAGGGCGCAAGGCGATCGTGCCGCAGATAACCGGCAGAGCCTGGATCACAGGAGAGCACAACTACTATCTCGATCCGACGGATCCCTATCCGCAAGGCTATGTGCTGTCGGATACCTGGGGCACCTCGACTTCGGTGACGCAATAG
- the ftsZ gene encoding cell division protein FtsZ, with protein sequence MTAKPEILEMRPKITVVGVGGAGGNAVNNMIAEGLQGVEFVVANTDAQALTMSKSSRLIQLGAHVTEGLGAGSLPQVGSAAAEESIDEIMDHLAGTHMCFITAGMGGGTGTGAAPVIARAARDAGILTVAVVTKPFVFEGKRRTQAAEEGIERLRESADTVIVIPNQNLFRVADARTTFADAFAMADRVLYAGVGCITDLIVKEGLINLDFADVKSVMRDMGRAMMGTGEASGEGRAKIAAEAAIANPLLDEASMSGARGLLVSICGGMDMTLFEVDEAATRIREEVDADADIIVGAIFDQALAGKFRVSVVATGLRKSADIAQFEQRIA encoded by the coding sequence ATGACCGCCAAGCCGGAAATCCTGGAGATGAGGCCCAAGATCACCGTTGTCGGGGTCGGGGGCGCCGGCGGCAACGCCGTCAACAACATGATCGCCGAAGGGCTGCAGGGCGTCGAGTTCGTCGTCGCCAACACCGATGCCCAGGCGCTCACCATGTCGAAGTCGTCGCGGCTGATCCAACTGGGTGCGCATGTGACCGAGGGCCTGGGCGCCGGGTCCTTGCCCCAGGTCGGGAGCGCTGCCGCGGAAGAATCCATCGACGAGATCATGGATCATCTTGCGGGAACGCATATGTGCTTCATCACCGCCGGCATGGGCGGCGGCACGGGGACGGGTGCGGCGCCCGTGATCGCGCGTGCCGCGCGCGATGCCGGCATCCTGACGGTGGCCGTCGTCACCAAGCCTTTCGTGTTCGAAGGCAAGCGCAGGACGCAGGCGGCCGAGGAAGGCATCGAACGGCTTCGCGAGAGCGCCGATACCGTGATCGTCATCCCGAACCAGAACCTCTTCAGGGTCGCCGACGCCAGGACCACGTTCGCCGACGCCTTCGCCATGGCGGACCGCGTTCTCTACGCGGGTGTCGGCTGCATCACCGATCTCATCGTCAAGGAAGGCCTGATCAATCTCGATTTCGCCGACGTGAAGTCGGTGATGCGGGACATGGGCCGGGCGATGATGGGAACCGGCGAAGCCTCCGGGGAGGGGCGCGCCAAGATCGCGGCCGAGGCGGCGATCGCCAATCCGCTCCTCGATGAAGCTTCCATGTCCGGCGCCAGGGGGCTGCTCGTGTCGATCTGCGGCGGCATGGACATGACGCTGTTCGAGGTCGACGAAGCCGCGACGCGGATACGCGAAGAGGTCGACGCCGATGCCGACATCATCGTCGGCGCCATCTTCGACCAGGCATTGGCGGGAAAGTTCCGCGTGTCCGTCGTCGCGACGGGTCTGCGCAAGAGCGCCGACATCGCGCAATTCGAGCAGAGGATCGCCTGA
- a CDS encoding YciI family protein — protein sequence MLFAVHCLDYADALARRLANYDAHKAYLAAGSVATVISGPLVAADGATMIGSLFVFSADSIEDVKAFNATDPFNAANVWQSVSINPFLLRVDNRG from the coding sequence TTGCTCTTTGCCGTCCACTGTCTCGACTATGCCGATGCGCTTGCTCGCCGGCTTGCCAATTACGATGCCCACAAGGCCTATCTTGCCGCCGGATCGGTCGCGACCGTAATCTCCGGGCCGCTGGTCGCTGCGGACGGTGCGACCATGATCGGCTCGCTCTTCGTGTTTTCCGCGGACAGCATCGAAGATGTGAAGGCGTTCAACGCCACCGACCCGTTCAATGCCGCCAATGTCTGGCAAAGCGTCAGCATCAATCCGTTCCTGCTGCGTGTCGATAATCGCGGCTGA
- a CDS encoding maleylacetate reductase: MKSFVYNGQPARVVFGSGTIARLPEEIDRLGLKRVLVLATPPQETEARRLAGTLGGTASGVYAGATMHTPVSVTEDALRVVAELEADGLVAVGGGSTTGLAKAIALRTDLPQIVMPTTYAGSEMTPILGETKDGVKVTQSSPRVLPEVVIYDVDLTMTLPAALSGTSGMNAIAHAVEALYARESNPVINLMAAEAIGALASALPVIAEKPHDRDARSKALYGAWLCGICLGSVGMALHHKLCHTLGGSFDLPHAETHTIVLPHALAYNAPAIPAVMETLRAVLKTNDPATALYDLAGRIGAKRALSEIGMPSDGIDTATDRALANPYWNPRALEREPIRALIARAYAGEPPQA; encoded by the coding sequence ATGAAAAGCTTCGTCTATAATGGCCAGCCGGCGCGCGTCGTCTTCGGATCTGGCACCATTGCAAGGCTGCCGGAGGAGATCGACCGTCTGGGGCTGAAGCGTGTGCTCGTGTTGGCGACGCCGCCGCAGGAGACCGAAGCCCGGCGGCTTGCCGGTACGCTCGGCGGCACCGCGTCCGGTGTCTATGCCGGGGCGACGATGCATACGCCCGTGTCCGTGACCGAGGACGCGCTGCGGGTCGTGGCGGAACTCGAGGCCGACGGGCTGGTCGCGGTCGGCGGCGGCTCCACGACGGGCCTCGCCAAGGCGATCGCGTTGCGCACCGACCTGCCGCAGATCGTAATGCCGACGACCTATGCCGGCTCGGAAATGACACCCATCCTCGGCGAGACGAAGGATGGCGTGAAGGTCACCCAATCGAGCCCGCGCGTGCTGCCGGAAGTGGTCATCTACGACGTCGACCTGACGATGACGCTTCCCGCCGCGTTGTCGGGGACAAGCGGCATGAACGCCATCGCCCATGCGGTCGAGGCGCTCTACGCGAGGGAAAGCAACCCGGTTATAAACCTGATGGCCGCCGAGGCCATCGGCGCATTGGCGAGCGCCTTGCCGGTCATCGCCGAGAAGCCGCATGACCGCGATGCACGCTCCAAGGCGCTTTACGGCGCCTGGCTCTGCGGCATCTGCCTCGGCTCGGTCGGCATGGCGCTGCACCACAAACTTTGCCACACGCTGGGCGGCAGTTTCGATCTGCCGCATGCGGAGACCCATACGATCGTGCTGCCGCATGCGCTGGCCTATAACGCCCCCGCCATTCCGGCGGTCATGGAAACCCTGCGGGCCGTGCTGAAGACGAACGACCCGGCGACGGCTCTCTACGATCTTGCGGGCAGGATCGGCGCAAAGCGCGCCCTGTCTGAGATAGGCATGCCGTCCGACGGGATCGACACCGCGACGGACCGCGCGCTGGCCAATCCCTACTGGAACCCGCGGGCGCTGGAGCGGGAACCGATCCGGGCTCTTATCGCGCGCGCCTATGCCGGCGAGCCGCCGCAGGCCTGA